A segment of the Chryseobacterium scophthalmum genome:
TAAAGATAAAATTACACTGGCAAAAATCACATTTTTCATGCGACTAATTTAATAGAAATTCAGCAATTACAGGATAATGATCTGATAATTTTACAGAATAATCTACTTTGTAACTTTTGGGAATAATGCTGCTCGATGCAAAAATATAATCTATTCTCAGAGGAAATTTATAATCATGAAAACTTGTAGAACTTCCATTTCCTGCTTTTACAAAAGCATCATCTAAGTTTTTGCCTAAATTATAGTATTCCCAGGAATTAGGAACGGAATTAAAATCTCCTGCAAGAATCACGGGATAAGGCGAATTGTCAACTGCTTTTCTGATTTTCTTCACCTGTTCTTCATGCGTTCTGAAGGTAGGAATCAGTCTTGAAAAAAGAGCTTCCATTTTATTGTTTTCTTTTTTCTCGGAGTTTACATCTTCCATTCCAAGCATGTTTTTATTTAATCTGAAAGGTTCCAGGTAAACATTTACAACTCTTACGATTTTACCATTGATATCAATATCAGCAAAAAAAGAATTGCCTTTAGAAGCATCATTGATTAAATCTCCCTGTCTCAAAATTTTATGTTTGGTTTTTAATATCACCGAAGGATATTTTACCAAATCGCTTCTTAGAGCTCTGTTGGTGTCTTTTTCCTGAACCAGAATGATGTCGGCATTTTGATCTCTGATATATTTTTTTACATTATTCCAACCCGAACTTCCATATTTTACATTGTAGGTTAAGACTTTTATATCTGTTTTAGCGGAAGTAATATTGTTGTTTTGTGGAGAGAAATTTACCCATCGTCTTATAGGATTATAAAAAATAAATGTTGAAAAAATAAAAATGAGAGCAATTTTTTTTCTTTTAATTATCCAAATAAGTGTAAATAAAAGATGAGCTAAAATTAAATAAGGAAAACCTAATGAAAGAAGATTGAGCTTGCTGAAATAATTAGGAGTTATCCAAGCGTTTGCAAACGTGCTGATTAATAGTGTTAAAACAATTAAATGGATAAAAAGTAAAAAGGGAAACCGCTTCATGAATTCAAATGTTTGTTTAGTAACAAAAATTCTGCCAATCAGCGTTTTATGAAATTTAAATAGTTGGTTTAATCAATTTTAAAAGTGGCAATCACCGGAAAATGATCAGAAAGATTTACGGAGCGATCAACTTTATAACTCACCGGTTTTATAGATTCTGAAGTAAAAATATAATCTATTCTTAAAGGGTATTTGTAATCATGAAAGCTTGTTCCACTTCCTCTGCCTACTTCATAAAAAGCATCTTTTAACCCTTCTGAAGTTTTATAGTATTCATAAGAATTAGGAACTGCATTAAAATCTCCTGCTACAATTACAGGATAAGGAGAATTATCAATGCTTTCTCGAATAATTTTTACCTGTTCCTGATGCGACTTAAAAGTCGGAATCAGTCTTTTAACTAAATCTTTTACTTTTTGCTCATCTTCATTGCTGTTTCCATTAAGTTTTACCATACTTTTTACAAATCCAAAGGATTGTAGATGAACGTTAAAAATACGGTAGGTTTTACCATTTATATCAAGATCAATTTGTTCACATTGTGAAGTTATATCTGTACCTGGAAGACCGTCGAAAAGGTTTTTTCGACTTAATATTTTATAATGTGTATAAAGAGATACAATGGAAGCAGTGTGCTTTCCTGTGATGTTTTTCAATTGCAGTTCGCCCTCATCTCCATATTCTTGTATGAAAACTAAATCTGCATTCTGTTCATTGATGTAATCAATTACTTTTTGTTTACCTAATTTTCCTCCTTTTATATTAAACGTAAGAATTTTAAGGTTTGCTGTTTCTTTACTTTCAGAAGAATAATTAACCCATCTTTTTACAGGGTTTAAAAAAAATAATCCCAAAAACATAAAGATAAATGCTCTTTTTTTCCAGCTGAAAATCCAGAAGAATGTGAGAATAACATATCCGATAACTAAAATAGGAAAGCCTAAAGACAGTAAATTAAACCAAGGAAAAATTTTCGGTGGAATATAAGCATTCAGTAAAACTCCTGTTAACAAAAATAATAATCCTAAATGCAGTATGAAAAGTATTAATCGGAAAATTTTCACAAGATATTATTTGAATCGATATAAGTGTTTTTTCCAGATTTTAGCTAAAATAAATCCTACAATTGCACCTCCAACGTGAGCTAAATGAGCAATTCCACCACCATTTCCACTAATACCTAAATAAATTGAACCTATTACCACAATAGGAAGTACATATTTTACTTTTACAGGAACGGGAATAAACATAATGCCTATTCTTGCTTCTGGATATAAAGTTGCAAATGCAGCAATAACCCCGAAAATTGCTCCGGACGCTCCAAGCATAGGCCCAAACATAATTGAATTTAGTTTTTGTAATTGTTCACTGTTTTCAATAACAATTTTAGAGGAAGCCAAATAAGTTTGAGGATTATTTATATAGTCTTTTACATCAAATCCGACAGCCTCAAGCTGATTGTAAATATTTTGATATTCTATGAAATTCCAGCCATTGAAAAGAAAGTATGCTCCTAAACCACTTAAAAAGTAAAGGATTAAATATTTTTTATCACCTAAACTTTGCTCTAAAATAGGGCCAAAACTATAAAGGGTAAACATATTGAAAATAATGTGCATTAACCCAATACCATCTCCTATCGGTGCATGCATAAACATGTGAGTGATAATTTGCCATGATTTAAAAAAGGGAGATAGTGGGAAGTATGCTGAAAGATAAAAATATAGCTCGTCAGATAAAATTAAGTTTGATATTATATAAACGATAACATTTATTATAATCAAACCTCTTGTAAGTGGTGGTATATTATTAAACATCTACTTAAAATTTATTTTTAAAATCATTAAACGGAACCTCATAAAAACATCTTTTTCCGTTAGGTAAAAATTCTGGGAAGCCCAATGCTGTAAAATCTTTAATCAATTGTTCAGCATCTGCTTTATAGATAAAATCAAAACGGGATTTCGACTGCATTTTGTTCCATTGGTTCTGGTAAAACTGTAAAAATTCTTCTTCGGTTTTATATTCTAAAACTTCAAAAAGATTCTCCAGAAATTTCATCACCTGAGATTCTTTCAACCCTTCAGGAACCGCATCAATACTTAAAACGCTGTCGTGATTGATGCTCATTTCAAACCCAAGTTCTGGAAGATATTTTTTTATCCCTTTGTACTTGCTCTTTTCGGTCTCATTCATATGATACTCTAACGAAAACAAGAGAGACTGTCTGTTTGTAGATTTTTTTGATTTTTTATTGCTTTCTGCCACCAAAAGACGGTGCATTCTACCCAGATCGAGCATTAATGTAGAATCTCCTTTATTGAAAAGCCAATATCCGTTGGGAAGTCGCATCAAATCTTCATCAAAATCCTCATCTTCAAATAAATTGATTTTTGAAGGCTCTGCAGAAATATTCTGATGATACATTTTTGTAAGATTCTGAATTTCTATTTGCGGATTTCCTCTTTCTTCCAAAAAAGGATTGTAATCTCGGTCTACAATTATTTCAGGCATTTTGAGATTTCCAATGTTGTTGCTTTTGCTGGGAAAGCTTTTCTGCATCATTTCATCAAGTTGCGGGTCTCTTTCAAAATCTAAACTTGGTGCAATATTGTAAATTCCTAAAGAACGCTTGATGGTAGAACGAAGCAAAGCGAAAATAAGATGCTCATCTTCAAATTTTACTTCCGTTTTTTGAGGATGAATATTAACATCAATTTTTTCCGGATCTAATTCCAGGAAAAGAAAGAACGTAGGAATGTATCCGGGTAAAAGTAATCCTTCAAAAGCTTCCTGAACGGCTTTGTTGAAATACGGACTTTTAAAAAATCTTCCATTTACAAAAAGGAACTGTTCGCCACGGGTTTTCTTAGCACCTTCAGGTTTTGCTACAAAACCATGAAGTTTACACCAAATAATATCTTCTTTTATAGGAATCAGTTGTGGATGAAGCTTTCTGCCGAAAATATCAACAATTCGCTGCATCTGAGTTCCTTTTCTCAATTTGAAAATAGGCTCGTCATCATGAAAAAGTGAAAACTCTAAACCTTCGTGAGCTAAAGCAACACGCTGAAATTCATCAATAACATGACGGAATTCAATATTATTATTTTTAAGAAACTTTCTTCTTGCCGGAACATTATAGAAAAGGTTTTTAACTAAAAAATTAGAACCTTCCGAAGTCTGCGTTGGTTCCTGAAACTGGAAAACTCCGCCTTCAATGTAAATATTAGTTCCTAATGCAGTGTCTTTTTGTTTAGTTTTTAATTCTACCTGAGAAACGGCAGCAATTGAAGCCAAAGCTTCACCACGGAATCCTTTGGTTGCTATTTTAAATATATCTTCAGTTCCTCTTATCTTTGATGTGGCGTGTCTTTCGAAAGACATTCTTGCATCGGTCTCAGACATTCCTTTTCCATCATCAACAACCTGAATAAGGTTTTTCCCGGCATCTCTTATAATCAGCTCTATTTTTGTAGCTCCCGCATCGATAGAGTTTTCCAAAAGCTCTTTTACAATAGATGCAGGACGCTGCACCACCTCACCGGCTGCGATTTGGTTGGCTACATGATCGGGTAAAAGCTGAATAATATCTGACATAAGTGGGTAATGAACTTACAAAAATAGGCAAAGCAAATAAGATTTAAAACAGTAAAACAATGATTTAAGATTAAGTTATCCCTAACTTTTACACAATCCTATTAAAAAAAGCCCCTAATTGTATAACAATTAAGAGCCCCAAACTAAGTATATACAATTTGTGCTGCCCAAATTTTAATCAATGATCGTCACATCATTTTTTCTTCTAAGACCAGTTTAGATTTTTCCGGTCGTTTTTGTTTCATTACCACTTCAGCGCTTCCATGTATTCTGTCGTACAAATAAGCCATCAGATTGGGTTTTTTATAGATTTTCGAATATCTGTAGCTCGTATAAAAGTGTCTCAGATGAATTTTATAAAGATCATATCCGATAACAACTACCAAGCAAACGCTGATTACATAAAATACGCTGAATTCCAGATAATAATAAGTTAATCCTGAAAACACAGCTCCTGTAACATAAGCCAACATAACACTTGATAAAAGCTTTGCTCTTGCAATCAATTCTGGGTTTTTTCTATATTTTTTGTGCGTAAACAGAGACATCAGAATCCCCAAGTCGGTTGTTGTTCCGGTAAGGTGGGTTGTTTTTACCAAAAAGTTTGAAATACTGGCCGTTAAACCGTTCTGTAAACCGGTTGCAAAAAGCATTAAAGCGACTAAATATTCTGCTTCTTCGAGTGTTTTCTGATAATAAAACTGTCCATAAATTCCTACTGCCAAAAGACACAAAATCTCAAGAACAATCGGCATTGCGTGCGCAAAATATTTACTTTTTCTGTTGAAATTGATAACGAAAAAGTTGGCGGTAAAACTACCGAAGAAGAACAGGAAGATCCAGGCTCCGACAACGGCAACTTGATTCCAGTTTCCTTTGCTTATTTCTGCTGCAAAAACGGCATAATGTCCCGTTACGTTTGAGGTAAATGAGAGAAATATTAATAGAGATGCAATATTTATAGTTCCTGCCGTAAAGGCAGTCAGCGTCCCCAGTTTTATGTTGTCTCCCAACGTCCTGCTGTTACTATAATTTCTTAACATTTTACTTAAATTTTAAATAGTTTATTTAAAGTCATTAAACTTCCACAAAAACTTCCGCCAATCTGCCTTTTTCCGGCATAAATTGAGGAGTTCCGAATACCATTTCGTGAGACGTCAATTCTTTACATTTTTTGATGTAAGGATTCAGATCAAATTTTCCTTTGGTATTTTTATTTTTAAGCGAAGGCGAGTAGTATGCTTCTGAAATTTCTTCAGCTTTCACATAATTATTGAATGCTCTCTGGAAGCTTCCTGAGAAAACATCGCACACAATTTTGTGAACCAGATGCGGATATTTATTAACGATAATTCCGTAAGCATCACAAAATTCCTGAGTTCTTATTTTACTGAAAATAGTAGATTTTGTGGTAAAAAGAAGATCTCTGATAGAATCTCCCATGTCGTAACCCGATACTAATAAAATTTTGTATTGAGTGTCATTTTCTTCTGCGTTTTTCTCTTTTAAAACTCTTTTTAAAATATTAAGAGACTCAAGAGAATAATCTGTTGCTATTAAAATGGTTTTGATCATATCTTTAGATTTAGTTGTGTAACATCTTTTTGATGATACAAAACTATACCTGTAAGATTAGAAGATCTTTGGAACGAAATTAAAATGTAATTAAAGAGATTAAAATGAGATTAGAATTTCATTTTAAAAATGCTTCTTTTTGAAGCTAAGTTGGATTTTCTTCCTTCTGAGTACCGTAAATCGTAGGAAAACGCATTTGTACAGTAGTTCCCTGATTTTCGTGTGAACTCACCAACAATTCACCATTATGCATTCTCACAATATTTCTGGCAAGAGGAAGACCGATGCCGTAACCTTCATAATTTCTGGTATTGGAAGCGCGGAAAAAAGGATCGTAGATTTTATTCATTTCAGATTCCGGAATCCCGATTCCGTTGTCTTTGATGATAATGTAAAGGTCTGTGTCTGTTGCTCCCAAAGAAACTTTTACCTGTTGATGATTAGAATATTTACAGGCGTTATTGATGATATTGGCAACCGCCAAATGAAGAAGTTGCTCATTACCCTGAACTTTCAGTTTTTTAGGATTATCAGGAAGCATACTGATGTCGAGGTAAATATTGTTTCGGGAGTCGATTCTTCTTAAAGTTTCGATAACATCCCATAAAAGCTGGTCAATTCTTACTTTGTCGATTTTCTGAATTCTGCCGTCAAATCCGGTTTGTGCAATCAATAAAAGTGCTTTTATTTTTTTATCAAGCTTTTCGGCTTCATCCAAAATAATTTCGAGTGTTTCTTTATATTCTTCTGCAGTTCGGTTGATAGAAAGTGCAACATCTGCTTCACCCATAATCGAAGTAAGTGGTGTTCTGAGCTCGTGCGAAACATTTCCAATCAGGTGATTCTGAGTCTCAAAAGAGGTTTCTATTCTTGTCAACATTGTGTTGAACGTTTCAACCAATTCATTTAATTCTTTGTTATCCGGTTGAGGTTCAAGTCTTAAATGTAAATTTTCAGAGCTGATTTCTTTTACTTTTCCTGTGATTTTTAAAATTGGTTTGAATAAAGTTTTAGACAGATAAAAAGAGAAAATCATGCTGAAGAATATCGAAAGGATCATACATGTGATCAATGTTCTTTTTAAAAATCCGAGATAATGAACTACGTAATGGTTTTTTGCCGAAGCAATTGCGATATAATCTTTGTTTTGATATTTGAAAGTCTGACCGATATAATAAAATTCAGAATCGTTGTAATTGGCTTCACCGGATCTGATGATATTTTTAAAAAATGTGTCCGGAATATGTACTTCGTGCGATATTTTTTTGAAATTAGAATCTGTAGGAATTGCAAAAACATAGTCCCTTTCCATCGGAAGTTCTTCGTCATTCCTGCTGTTGAGAATATAGTTTTCGGGAAGGTCGAGATGTTCTTTGCTTTTCTCGATCTGTACAATCGTTGTGGTACGTATTTTCAGCAATTCATAAAACCTCTGATGCGAAAAATTAACAATAGAAAAGTACACCGATCCACCAAAATTCAGAATAACGGTTGTAAAAACAACCATCAAAAGAACCATCGTTTTGGTTTGATTGGTAATGACTTTATTAAACATTTTCTAAGGTTTTTTTAAAACATATCCCATTCCGATTACCGTGTGAATGAGTTTGCTGTCTTCCTGATTGTCTATTTTTTTTCGTAAATAATTGACATAAACATCCACAACATTGGTTCCCAATTCGTAGTTGACACCCCAAACTGCATCTAAAATCTCAGCTCTTGAGATCACTTTTTCAGGATTATTAAGGAAGTACATCAGAAGTTTGTATTCTGTAGAAGTTAAAGAAACCTCTTCACCTGCTCGAATTACTTTTTTGGTGTAATCATTCACGATTAAATCTGAAATCTGAAAAACATGCTCGTTATCGATTTCGTTTTCAGTTGCATCTGGAGTGTTGATCGGGTTACTTCTTCGAAGAAGAGATTTTACACGGGCAACCAATTCGATGAATTTAAAAGGCTTTACGAGATAATCATCGCCGCCGTTTTCTAATCCTAAAACAATATTTTCAGAAGTTCCCAAAGCCGTTAAAAAAAGAATAGGAACGTTTTTATTGGTTTTTCTGATCTCTTTGCAGACATCCAGTCCGTTCATTTCGGGCAACATAATATCGAGAATGACCAAATCGAAATCATTTTCCTGCACCAGATTGACACCGGTGCGACCGTCAAATGCTACAGAAATTTCATATCCTTTCTCCTGAAGTCCTTTTTTAATAAAAGAGACTACGCTGGTTTCATCCTCAATCAGAACAATTTTTTTCATAAAAAGTAGTGAACTTCACAAAAATAGGAAAAAGATAATAAACGAAAAATTCTGTTTTTTGATTTCAATTCAACAAAAAAGACGAATGTAAAATTCGCCTTGAGTAATATATGGAATGTGTTTTTAGTTTTTATTTGAAATAGCTTTTAAGATAATCGGTTCAAGATTAGAAGGAAGATCGGCAGATTTTATCTGATATTTTTTGATTTTCATTTCTTTGAACCAGTTTTCCCAATATTCTTTGATGACTGCTTCTTCAAAGGGGTTTCCTTTTTCTGGGTTGATTCCTAGAACAATCACCTCTAAGTTGCTTAGATTGTCATTGGCTTTCACAAAACCGATTTTGTTTTTCTTGATGATATTCTTAAAATCAGAAGTCGTAAGGTTATTTGATTTAATTAATTTAGTTGTTAAATAAGATGTTTTATTCTCTTCTTTAAATTTGGTGTTTTCATGGTACATATATCCATCAGTTAAGATGAAAAGGATGTTTCTTCTATCATTTTTTATACAGTAATCATTGACTTTATTTTTGAAAAATTCCCAAATATCGGAACCTATATAATTCCCGTCATGAATAGCTGATTGATAGATGTTTGAAGGTAATTCAGAATACTTTTTGTCCACTGAGGCAAAATAATCTTTGCTTGTGTTTTTATCAAAAGAAACTTTAAGATCTTTTGTAAATTGATTCATTTTCGGATCCAGAGGTTCAGGATTGAAGAAAACCTGCATCTGATCGTCGTAGGTAATGATTTTTTTTGATTTAATATGATTTAAAAATCCTTTTTCAATAGCTTTAATGTATTCCGTATCTCTCTGGAAGTATTCCATCGTTGGATTTGGGTGTGTTTTAGGATCAATTCTATCTGACAAATCAATTAAAATACTGAGATTGATGTTGTTTGAATCAATTACACTCAATTTTTTTTTATCTTCAATGGTTATTTCGGCTTCTTTTTTACAACAAGAAACCAAAGAAAAGATTACTAATAAATAGAATATTTTTTTCATAGTTTATGATTTATAAAGATGATAAATAAACTAAATTTTGATTGTCAGAGTTAGCTCCTACGGCTTCCAGATTGGTGTTGTAAGTTTCAATACAACTGTCGATCATTGTTTGTTTTTCAGTTCTAGAAACTGCGATTTTTTCTCCAATAAATGTTACCCAACCTTGTACATATTCTGATGCATAAAGCTTATAATCTTTGGTTGGAATTATTACACCATCAATAATATTCTGTAATTCTTCAATTCTTCCCTTGGTTTTAATAATAAGTTCTTTTGTGTTGCCAATATTTGCGAGAATTCCTTCGATCTCTTTTTTCAAGACATTGATTTTTTCAGTAAGAGAAAGCACCGTTTTTTGTCTGATTTCCTGCTCGCTTTTAATTTTATCTTTTTCTTTGTGTTCTTTCATTACAAAGTCAAAAACCACTCCCCAAATAATGTAAACAATAAATCCCGCGAAAATAATTCCCCAAAACTGAATCTTGGTAAAAGCAATTTTAAGATTAAATGGGAGAGAATCAAAAGTTTTATTTAATTCATATAATTTT
Coding sequences within it:
- a CDS encoding endonuclease/exonuclease/phosphatase family protein codes for the protein MKRFPFLLFIHLIVLTLLISTFANAWITPNYFSKLNLLSLGFPYLILAHLLFTLIWIIKRKKIALIFIFSTFIFYNPIRRWVNFSPQNNNITSAKTDIKVLTYNVKYGSSGWNNVKKYIRDQNADIILVQEKDTNRALRSDLVKYPSVILKTKHKILRQGDLINDASKGNSFFADIDINGKIVRVVNVYLEPFRLNKNMLGMEDVNSEKKENNKMEALFSRLIPTFRTHEEQVKKIRKAVDNSPYPVILAGDFNSVPNSWEYYNLGKNLDDAFVKAGNGSSTSFHDYKFPLRIDYIFASSSIIPKSYKVDYSVKLSDHYPVIAEFLLN
- a CDS encoding endonuclease/exonuclease/phosphatase family protein, encoding MKIFRLILFILHLGLLFLLTGVLLNAYIPPKIFPWFNLLSLGFPILVIGYVILTFFWIFSWKKRAFIFMFLGLFFLNPVKRWVNYSSESKETANLKILTFNIKGGKLGKQKVIDYINEQNADLVFIQEYGDEGELQLKNITGKHTASIVSLYTHYKILSRKNLFDGLPGTDITSQCEQIDLDINGKTYRIFNVHLQSFGFVKSMVKLNGNSNEDEQKVKDLVKRLIPTFKSHQEQVKIIRESIDNSPYPVIVAGDFNAVPNSYEYYKTSEGLKDAFYEVGRGSGTSFHDYKYPLRIDYIFTSESIKPVSYKVDRSVNLSDHFPVIATFKID
- a CDS encoding rhomboid family intramembrane serine protease, translating into MFNNIPPLTRGLIIINVIVYIISNLILSDELYFYLSAYFPLSPFFKSWQIITHMFMHAPIGDGIGLMHIIFNMFTLYSFGPILEQSLGDKKYLILYFLSGLGAYFLFNGWNFIEYQNIYNQLEAVGFDVKDYINNPQTYLASSKIVIENSEQLQKLNSIMFGPMLGASGAIFGVIAAFATLYPEARIGIMFIPVPVKVKYVLPIVVIGSIYLGISGNGGGIAHLAHVGGAIVGFILAKIWKKHLYRFK
- the mutL gene encoding DNA mismatch repair endonuclease MutL; this encodes MSDIIQLLPDHVANQIAAGEVVQRPASIVKELLENSIDAGATKIELIIRDAGKNLIQVVDDGKGMSETDARMSFERHATSKIRGTEDIFKIATKGFRGEALASIAAVSQVELKTKQKDTALGTNIYIEGGVFQFQEPTQTSEGSNFLVKNLFYNVPARRKFLKNNNIEFRHVIDEFQRVALAHEGLEFSLFHDDEPIFKLRKGTQMQRIVDIFGRKLHPQLIPIKEDIIWCKLHGFVAKPEGAKKTRGEQFLFVNGRFFKSPYFNKAVQEAFEGLLLPGYIPTFFLFLELDPEKIDVNIHPQKTEVKFEDEHLIFALLRSTIKRSLGIYNIAPSLDFERDPQLDEMMQKSFPSKSNNIGNLKMPEIIVDRDYNPFLEERGNPQIEIQNLTKMYHQNISAEPSKINLFEDEDFDEDLMRLPNGYWLFNKGDSTLMLDLGRMHRLLVAESNKKSKKSTNRQSLLFSLEYHMNETEKSKYKGIKKYLPELGFEMSINHDSVLSIDAVPEGLKESQVMKFLENLFEVLEYKTEEEFLQFYQNQWNKMQSKSRFDFIYKADAEQLIKDFTALGFPEFLPNGKRCFYEVPFNDFKNKF
- a CDS encoding YoaK family protein, which encodes MLRNYSNSRTLGDNIKLGTLTAFTAGTINIASLLIFLSFTSNVTGHYAVFAAEISKGNWNQVAVVGAWIFLFFFGSFTANFFVINFNRKSKYFAHAMPIVLEILCLLAVGIYGQFYYQKTLEEAEYLVALMLFATGLQNGLTASISNFLVKTTHLTGTTTDLGILMSLFTHKKYRKNPELIARAKLLSSVMLAYVTGAVFSGLTYYYLEFSVFYVISVCLVVVIGYDLYKIHLRHFYTSYRYSKIYKKPNLMAYLYDRIHGSAEVVMKQKRPEKSKLVLEEKMM
- a CDS encoding sensor histidine kinase, coding for MFNKVITNQTKTMVLLMVVFTTVILNFGGSVYFSIVNFSHQRFYELLKIRTTTIVQIEKSKEHLDLPENYILNSRNDEELPMERDYVFAIPTDSNFKKISHEVHIPDTFFKNIIRSGEANYNDSEFYYIGQTFKYQNKDYIAIASAKNHYVVHYLGFLKRTLITCMILSIFFSMIFSFYLSKTLFKPILKITGKVKEISSENLHLRLEPQPDNKELNELVETFNTMLTRIETSFETQNHLIGNVSHELRTPLTSIMGEADVALSINRTAEEYKETLEIILDEAEKLDKKIKALLLIAQTGFDGRIQKIDKVRIDQLLWDVIETLRRIDSRNNIYLDISMLPDNPKKLKVQGNEQLLHLAVANIINNACKYSNHQQVKVSLGATDTDLYIIIKDNGIGIPESEMNKIYDPFFRASNTRNYEGYGIGLPLARNIVRMHNGELLVSSHENQGTTVQMRFPTIYGTQKEENPT
- a CDS encoding response regulator transcription factor codes for the protein MKKIVLIEDETSVVSFIKKGLQEKGYEISVAFDGRTGVNLVQENDFDLVILDIMLPEMNGLDVCKEIRKTNKNVPILFLTALGTSENIVLGLENGGDDYLVKPFKFIELVARVKSLLRRSNPINTPDATENEIDNEHVFQISDLIVNDYTKKVIRAGEEVSLTSTEYKLLMYFLNNPEKVISRAEILDAVWGVNYELGTNVVDVYVNYLRKKIDNQEDSKLIHTVIGMGYVLKKP